One genomic region from Athalia rosae chromosome 3, iyAthRosa1.1, whole genome shotgun sequence encodes:
- the LOC105686784 gene encoding regulating synaptic membrane exocytosis protein 2 isoform X1 — protein sequence MADLPDMSHLTPEERRIIESVMMRQKQEEERENEIMRRKQDEVQVLEETIRARSEQHKKAGVELDATCHICLKTKFADGVGHICNYCNIRCCARCGGKVTLRSNKVIWVCILCRKKQELLSKTGQWMTKSGLGAADTAMLRRMQEDMQGVGLLPGHQEQTQDKRPKLERAHSAAEKENLPLLQQSGSILRRQYSQQEQVPARRISMSDSGVEMSVSPHSRSLPTPHVVVASYGMQQTPRHPDAFPDDDPSLYRGELDGLMRQHAQTYQRQRQIYQELNSELVMAYGHPAAVEPSSRVQVHPSQQHPTHISHHQIPPNHPGVQGGGQGGQGGIQTQRSFSSSEEELRSTPECASDEPDESEKGKGYSYDTGGPTSLSRGVRRFGPHNGHVRTTTTTIDHNGHHPPREPRKEESTLVRRSFRRSAADEFRSADSRRFTERRGKKTVRFDGGTNVVGLHEEEWSWEADRQGSQDSATKDSGIDTSSTFTSSEDSNRGDLPKHPLPWQVSNDGQKMIGHMTLRKSQGAGNSGSSSSILGLKVVGGKLLENGSRGALIEKVKKGSTADLEGQLRPGDEVIEWNGRSLQGKSFQEVYDIIAESRQEPQVELIVSRSLNPSTSVPIATAMTPNVPSTAAAKRGVAQAQWRQKHDPNSGTGQQTHHHKELYDSRREKPSVLVTSPGSPDLHAQGRSRHGRHPGGNANVGGRFQVKLGFDTAGLQLIVTLVCASELTPRGNGQPRNPYAKIFLLPDKSEKSKRRTKTLANTNDPKWNQTFVYSGVRRSELRQRALEVTVWDYVRYGANDFLGEAILELEVSALDQEPEWHYLVAHESEQHRHAGRYQDHTDDMVTTPVDCHLSPPSTTSRLSDSDTSECDITDCDGSREQRRTADGASISSIGSSSRFHNMSSVYKRHYSSPPPERELSVEGEHRSRRDMSPQGHKRAALMLSRDQQPASISDYHQYRKDDTHGRGALGSRSHSAAPMDSPSVHYKGRSQSPTGHHRSLSPPEHRTAPYSHGYPPRFSSRSATATPTGSPKKRQLPQIPANLHAALKERVTQDLEERTRFIKHRTRQVHTTYRSTGMGGWERHYSGLSDSDLPSMRHDPLAISHAHPHRIHRPRRGHLSPDKDVLGDFGDSDMESIASVTSSALSTQSERPRGSRTRIPTVKNVFIPGVISPAAPPPRRNRRRHRLRVPCSECHCPQNNPTKSRPTLKHSQTLDPATLSNRFPIHPLVRSKSAVVRSLYKKMKTPFTRSRTVDENLLRYYSPETSEYSVTPGYMLRPENLGINSRRRIPEIYVEDCLKVDFDNDLIDRFKGNRLPVYSRLSSRLTKPAKVFPRSRISLGNVMPDWTTSRPSPRFGTMPRTKSCEYESISDDHLLGARRFLPQRAKSFEYESLPQSIFSDDSLRTARRKLKRNLSMNDSGYDDNIEALQDQSKPYYDVNAENKSYPRQNMSTGGTSYYGYDSELSSAETEINLSSSFDRQSLESVIEIKPYNNAPRIFVDEEHESLLRNISRDDAGKRKYDYSELPFGTSVQRTPEKRPKASDYSDHRRMSRLSRDPSREHIYCSIDDELVSDENRLESFAVSDDRRRARTKSNDSYLDYDKLYDRCRICQRSEMWDPESEYFYSPQSVRSNSDDIEYRFTDYDEERFHSHHGSDDANIVDHTRSIDETRRQSLSVPSLRESKRLTARAESSPQLHSDDDFGSTETIGNIANESDRVNNERWMRRDDNRGSKSAPDFLYSEDEDFGSRETVVSKYFDGNERRRRNSSCPESRDLISFVDRNHHHQQLVGSQGSKRNVAISDTLEYYEYSMESESQCSETCGFGPSASKKTSAADNRRVSNAAPRVNSALNTTISQTQDPTPPSIANSIVFDSLSANSDTAKNARAVCNNNNNNNNNNDDNETINTTSRNDQHSSKHLASGSPRSKTDNNDYDHRETTSTSSSRRPRVTADPSNFENDQHRRSSSMPESREYPSNAYEGSSRHGMSGNGHSSKRGQFTRSLSNADVPPDEKVVNFLSPDGSLSDTAVSLHVEDTSIRGRKSSPGSKSGSGSSSGGGSAVQYQSSLGKKSISTSQLSATESGGLGSGGGLSRKRNSTPSSIQRSQEVVPHYQRLCSSSSSRSAAAAAAAHAASSVSSDIAGSLNSISSSEGSSWSPSLRMAGEGGQLSDFIGGLGPGQLVGRQVLGAPSLGEIQLSMCFTKGYLEVEVIRARDLQGRQGNKVIPAPYVKVYLVSGKKCIAKAKTATARKTLEPLYQQQLAFRENFQNCILQVTVWGDYGRIEGKKVFMGVAQIMLDDLDLSNIVIGWYKLFGTTSL from the exons GTAATATGGGTCTGCATACTGTGCCGAAAGAAACAGGAATTGTTATCGAAGACCGGACAATGGATGACGAAGTCTGGTCTCGGTGCAGCGGACACCGCTATGCTTCGGCGAATGCAGGAGGACATGCAGGGCGTTGGATTATTACCGGGTCATCAAGAGCAAACGCAGGATAAAAGGCCGAAACTCGAGCGGGCTCACAGCGCTGCTGAAAAAGAGAATCTTCCGCTTTTACAACAGAGCGGTAGCATTCTCAGAAGACAATACTCTCAGCAGGAGCAG GTACCCGCCCGTCGGATATCGATGAGTGACAGCGGCGTTGAGATGTCGGTTTCACCTCATTCAAGGTCTTTGCCGACACctcacgtcgtcgtcgcttcTTACGGGATGCAGCAGACCCCCAGACACCCGGATGCCTTTCCCGACGACGATCCGAGTCTGTACAGAGGAGAGCTCGACGGTCTCATGCGACAGCACGCCCAGACCTATCAGAGACAGCGACAAATATATCAG GAGCTGAACTCCGAGCTGGTAATGGCTTACGGTCACCCCGCCGCGGTCGAACCTTCTTCGAGGGTTCAGGTGCATCCGTCGCAACAGCATCCAACTCATATATCGCATCATCAAATTCCCCCCAATCATCCCGGAGTTCAAGGAGGTGGTCAGGGTGGTCAGGGCGGCATTCAAACCCAGAGGAGTTTTAGCAGCAGCGAAGAGGAGCTCAGAAGCACACCGGAGTGTGCGAGCGACGAACCGGACGAGTCAGAGAAGG GGAAGGGGTACAGCTACGACACGGGAGGACCGACCTCCCTTTCCAGGGGTGTGAGAAGGTTCGGACCACACAATGGACACGTAAGGACAACAACGACTACCATTGATCACAACGGTCACCATCCCCCTAGAGAACCGCGGAAAGAAGAGAGCACGCTCGTAAGAAGAAGCTTCAGGAGAAGCGCCGCCGATGAATTCAGGAGCGCTGATAGCAGAAG GTTTACTGAgaggagggggaaaaagacGGTTCGTTTTGACGGTGGCACAAACGTCGTTGGTCTTCACGAGGAGGAATGGTCATGGGAGGCTGATAGACAGGGAAGTCAGGATAGTGCGACTAAAGATTCTGGAATCGACACATCCAGTACTTTTACAAGTAGCGAAGACAGCAATCGTGGAGATCTGCCCAAG CACCCCTTACCCTGGCAGGTGAGCAACGATGGTCAAAAAATGATAGGTCACATGACACTGAGGAAGTCCCAAGGTGCTGGTAATTCaggaagcagcagcagcatcctGGGCCTCAAGGTTGTCGGAGGAAAACTATTGGAGAACGGTTCCCGAGGGGCGTTGATCGAGAAGGTAAAAAAGGGGAGCACCGCGGACCTTGAGGGACAACTAAGACCCG GAGACGAGGTCATCGAGTGGAACGGAAGATCCCTTCAGGGGAAGAGCTTTCAGGAGGTATACGACATCATAGCGGAGTCCAGGCAGGAACCGCAGGTCGAATTAATTGTATCGAGGAGCCTGAATCCCTCGACAAGCGTACCGATAGCTACCGCTATGACACCCAACGTCCCGTCGACCGCCGCAGCTAAAAGAGGAGTCGCTCAGGCACAGTGGAGGCAAAAACACGACCCGAATTCCGGTACCGGACAACAAACGCATCACCACAAAG AATTGTACGATTCAAGGCGAGAAAAACCTTCGGTGTTGGTAACTTCACCAGGTTCCCCAGATCTTCATGCCCAGGGTAGAAGTAGACACGGAAGACACCCCGGTGGAAACGCAAACGTTGGTGGAAGATTCCAAGTCAAACTTGGCTTCGATACTGCCGGTTTACAATTAATAGTTACCCTTGTTTGTGCCTCGGAATTAACACCAAGGGGAAATGGACAACCCAGAAATCCATAcgcaaaaatatttctactGCCGGATAAAAG TGAGAAGTCTAAACGGAGAACGAAAACATTGGCGAACACAAACGACCCTAAGTGGAACCAGACTTTTGTTTATAGTGGCGTCAGGAGATCAGAACTCAGGCAGAGAGCATTAGAAGTTACAGTCTGGGACTACGTCAG GTACGGTGCGAACGATTTTCTCGGTGAGGCCATACTTGAATTGGAGGTTTCAGCTTTGGACCAAGAGCCTGAATGGCATTACCTGGTAGCTCATGAATCGGAGCAGCACAGGCACGCAGG ACGTTATCAGGACCATACGGACGACATGGTGACGACACCGGTGGACTGTCACTTGAGTCCACCATCGACCACGTCCAGATTAAGCGATTCCGATACGTCGGAATGCGACATAACGGACTGTGACGGTTCCAGAGAGCAGAGAAGAACAGCTGACGGAGCCAGTATCAGCAGCATAGGAAGTTCTTCTAG gTTTCATAATATGTCGTCAGTTTATAAGcg CCACTATTCCAGCCCCCCGCCTGAGAGGGAACTCAGCGTCGAAGGAGAGCACAGAAGTCGACGGGACATGTCACCTCAAGGCCACAAACGAGCCGCCCTTATGCTCTCCAGGGACCAACAACCCGCATCGATATCCGACTATCACCAGTACCGAAAG GATGACACTCACGGTAGGGGTGCTCTGGGAAGTAGATCTCATAGTGCAGCACCGATGGATTCGCCTAGTGTTCACTACAAAGGTCGTTCGCAAAGTCCAACCGGACATCACAGATCTTTATCTCCTCCCGAACACAGGACGGCACCATATTCGCACGGGTACCCTCCTAG GTTTAGCTCGAGATCAGCGACCGCGACGCCGACCGGTTCGCCTAAAAAAAGGCAGCTCCCACAAATTCCCGCTAATCTTCACGCGGCTCTGAAGGAAAGGGTGACTCAGGACCTCGAGGAGAGGACGAGGTTCATAAAACACAGGACGAGACAAGTGCACACGACTTATAGAAGCACGGGGATGGGAG GGTGGGAAAGACACTACAGTGGCCTTTCCGATTCCGATTTGCCATCGATGCGACACGATCCGCTCGCCATAAGCCACGCGCATCCCCACAGGATCCACAGACCTCGCAGAGGACACTTGAGTCCGGACAAAGACGTCCTCGGGGATTTCGGTGACTCCGATATGGAGAGCATAGCGTCGGTCACGAGCAGCGCGTTGAGCACACAGTCGGAAAGACCGCGAGGCTCCAGAACAAGAAT CCCAACAGTTAAAAACGTTTTTATACCCGGTGTCATTTCTCCCGCCGCCCCACCCCCTAGGCGCAATAGGCGCAGGCACAGGCTTAGGGTACCTTGTAGCGAATGTCACTGCCCCCAAAACAACCCCACAAAATCCAGACCAACCCTGAAGCACAGCCAGACCCTCGACCCAGCCACCTTGAGCAACCGGTTCCCGATACATCCACTAGTACGGAGCAAATCCGCAGTCGTTCGATCGCTGTACAAGAAGATGAAGACACCGTTTACGAGGTCTAGAACAGTGGACGAAAATTTACTGCGATATTATAGCCCTGAAACGAGCGAGTACAGCGTTACTCCTGGCTACATGTTACGTCCTGAAAATCTTGGGATCAATTCCCGTAGAAGGATACCGGAAATATACGTCGAGGACTGTCTGAAGGTCGACTTCGACAACGACCTCATCGACAGATTCAAGGGGAACAGACTCCCGGTGTATTCCAGACTGTCGTCCAGACTGACAAAACCGGCCAAAGTGTTTCCCAGGTCTAGAATTTCCCTCGGGAACGTTATGCCCGATTGGACTACGTCAAGGCCGTCGCCAAGATTCGGTACAATGCCACGAACCAAAAGTTGCGAATACGAATCGATATCCGACGATCATTTACTCGGCGCCAGAAGATTCCTGCCACAGAGAGCTAAAAGCTTCGAGTACGAGTCACTACCTCAGAGTATATTTAGCGACGACAGTCTTAGAACCGCCAGGAGGAAACTGAAGAGAAATTTGTCCATGAATGACTCCGGGTACGATGATAACATCGAGGCTCTTCAGGACCAGAGCAAACCGTACTACGATGTCAATGCCGAGAACAAGTCGTACCCTAGGCAAAACATGTCCACCGGCGGGACGTCTTATTACGGTTACGACAGCGAACTCAGTAGCGCTGAAACGGAAATAAATCTGTCTTCCAGTTTTGATAGACAAAGCTTAGAGTCTGTGATTGAAATTAAACCGTATAACAATGCGCCGAGGATATTCGTTGACGAGGAGCACGAAAGTCTACTTCGTAATATCAGCAGAGACGACGCCGGTAAACGGAAATACGATTATTCTGAACTGCCGTTCGGAACAAGCGTTCAAAGAACTCCAGAAAAACGACCGAAGGCTTCCGACTATTCGGATCATCGGAGGATGTCCAGACTCTCCAGGGATCCTTCAAGGGAACACATTTATTGCAGCATAGACGACGAGCTGGTGTCCGACGAAAATCGTCTCGAGAGTTTCGCGGTAAGCGATGATCGACGGAGAGCGAGAACCAAAAGCAACGACTCGTACCTCGACTATGACAAGCTTTACGACAGGTGCAGGATTTGTCAAAGAAGCGAAATGTGGGATCCGGAATCCGAATATTTTTACTCGCCGCAAAGCGTACGATCCAACAGCGACGATATTGAGTACAGATTCACCGACTACGACGAAGAACGTTTTCACTCTCACCACGGATCCGATGATGCGAATATCGTTGATCACACTAGATCGATTGACGAAACGAGAAGACAAAGTTTATCGGTACCCAGTCTTAGGGAAAGTAAGAGATTAACCGCTAGGGCAGAATCGTCTCCGCAGTTGCACTCGGATGACGATTTCGGGTCTACCGAGACAATCGGTAACATTGCGAATGAATCGGATCGTGTGAACAATGAACGTTGGATGCGACGCGACGATAATCGTGGTTCCAAGTCTGCGCCTGATTTCCTCTACTCCGAGGATGAGGATTTTGGATCTCGTGAAACGGTCGTTAGTAAATATTTCGATGGAAACGAAAGACGTCGGAGAAATAGTAGCTGTCCCGAAAGCAGGGACTTGATTAGTTTCGTTGATagaaatcatcatcatcagcagCTAGTCGGTTCTCAGGGTAGCAAAAGAAACGTCGCCATAAGTGACACTCTGGAGTACTACGAGTATTCAATGGAAAGTGAAAGTCAGTGTAGCGAAACCTGCGGATTTGGCCCGTCAGCatcaaaaaaaacttcagcagCTGACAATAGAAGAGTATCGAACGCAGCCCCGCGCGTAAATTCGGCCTTGAATACCACCATATCCCAAACCCAGGACCCAACCCCCCCCAGTATTGCTAATTCAATTGTCTTTGATTCCCTTTCCGCCAACTCCGACACTGCTAAAAACGCTCGGGCCGtatgcaacaacaacaacaacaacaacaacaacaacgacgataacgaAACGATCAACACGACATCGCGCAATGATCAACATTCGTCGAAACACCTCGCCTCGGGATCACCTCGGTCTAAAACCGACAACAACGACtacgatcatcgcgaaacaACTTCGACCTCGTCTTCTCGACGTCCTCGTGTCACCGCGGATCcatcaaacttcgaaaacgaTCAACACCGACGGTCGTCATCGATGCCCGAAAGCAGAGAGTACCCGTCGAACGCCTACGAGGGTTCATCGAGGCACGGAATGTCCGGCAATGGGCATTCCTCGAAAAGAGGACAGTTCACGAGGAGTTTGAGTAACGCAGATGTACCTCCGGACGAAAAAGTTG TAAATTTTCTGTCACCAGACGGTAGCCTGAGCGATACAGCCGTGAGTTTGCACGTTGAGGACACTTCGATACGTGGTAGAAAAAGTTCACCCGGTAGTAAAAGTGGTAGCGGAAgtagcagcggcggcggtagcGCTGTTCAATATCAATCCAGTCTAGGGAAAAAGAGCATCAGTACCAGCCAACTGTCAGCGACAG AGAGTGGCGGACTCGGTTCTGGCGGAGGATTAAGTCGCAAGAGAAACAGTACACCAAGCAGCATTCAACGCTCCCAGGAGGTTGTCCCCCACTACCAGCGATTatgctcttcttcttcttcgaggtccgctgctgctgctgccgctgctcacGCGGCCTCATCCGTATCCAGTGACATCGCGGGGAGCCTCAACTCAATCTCTAGTTCCGAAGGAAGCTC CTGGTCGCCTAGCCTTCGAATGGCGGGTGAAGGGGGTCAACTCAGTGATTTCATCGGGGGCTTAGGACCGGGACAACTTGTCGGTCGTCAAGTACTTGGCGCCCCTTCTCTTGGAGAAATTCAACTGTCGATGTGCTTCACGAAAGGATATTTGGAAGTTGAAGTTATCAGAGCGAGGGACCTTCAAGGACGACAGGGGAACAAGGTTATACCAG cGCCCTACGTCAAGGTCTATCTCGTCAGCGGAAAGAAATGTATAGCAAAAGCGAAAACTGCAACCGCAAGAAAAACGCTTGAACCACTTTATCAACAGCAATTAGCGTTcagagaaaatttccaaaactgTATCCTACAG GTTACCGTATGGGGCGACTACGGCCGAATAGAGGGCAAAAAAGTGTTCATGGGTGTGGCACAGATAATGTTGGACGATCTGGACCTGTCGAACATTGTGATCGGGTGGTACAAGCTATTCGGAACTACCTCCCTG TGA